A single genomic interval of Zingiber officinale cultivar Zhangliang chromosome 4A, Zo_v1.1, whole genome shotgun sequence harbors:
- the LOC121969837 gene encoding ER membrane protein complex subunit 3-like, with protein sequence MAEDLVLDRAIRDWVLIPLSVVMVLIGFLRYFVSKLMRSYQTPDRKVLKEGQVVLRARNLRVAAGFIPTKSFWSRRVYFTNEENGLLHVPKEQAQNPQAQMFSDPNMAMDMMKKNISMIVPQTLTFTWVNFFFSGFVAAKIPFPLTHRFRGMLQNGIDLSTVDVSYVSGRSWYFLNLFGLRGLFSLILGEENATDDAQRMMQMGGFGFDPTKSLSAEKDSLDIIQHEWILPKMEKRAEDVLKKLLK encoded by the exons ATGGCGGAAGATCTCGTCCTTGACAGGGCCATAAGGGATTGGGTCTTGATCCCTCTCTCCGTGGTGATGGTGTTGATCGGCTTCCTCCGCTACTTTGTCTCCAAGCTTATGCGATCCTACCAGACCCCAGATCGTAAAGTTCTTAAGGAAGG GCAAGTGGTTCTTAGGGCGAGGAATTTGAGGGTTGCAGCTGGATTTATTCCCACCAAGTCTTTCTGGTCCCGAAGGGTTTATTTTACCAATGAG GAGAATGGCTTGCTGCATGTTCCAAAAGAGCAAGCTCAGAATCCACAAGCACAGATGTTTTCAGATCCAAACATGGCTATGGATATGATGAAGAAGAACATTTCAATGATTGTTCCACAG ACACTTACCTTTACATGGGTGAATTTTTTCTTCTCTGGTTTTGTGGCAG CAAAAATACCATTTCCTTTAACCCATAGATTCAGGGGAATGCTGCAGAATGGGATTGACTTGAGCACTGTTGATGTCAGCTATGTCAGCGGTCGTTCTTG GTACTTTCTTAATTTGTTTGGACTAAGGGGTTTATTCTCTCTTATTCTTGGTGAAGAGAACG CCACAGATGATGCACAGCGAATGATGCAGATGGGTGGATTTGGTTTTGATCCAACTAAG agtTTGAGTGCTGAGAAGGATAGCCTCGACATCATACAACATGAGTGGATCCTTCCTAAGATGGAGAAACGTGCTGAAGATGTGTTGAAGAAACTGCTTAAGTAG